In Tursiops truncatus isolate mTurTru1 chromosome X, mTurTru1.mat.Y, whole genome shotgun sequence, the following proteins share a genomic window:
- the LOC101337115 gene encoding S-geranylgeranyl-glutathione receptor P2RY8 — protein sequence MDMNVTRPDNATLLMLRDPAIAVVLPVVYSLVALISIPGNLFSLWVLCRHIGPKTPSVIFMINLSVTDLMLACVLPFQIYYHCNGNHWVFGELLCNVVTVAFYANMYSSILTMTCISVDRFLGVVYPLASARWRCRRYAVAACAGTWLLLLAALSPLARTDLTYAVEVLGIVTCFDVLKSSMLPSVAMWAVFLLTLFVVLFLVPFVVTVACYTATILTLLRSADRHGEARRSRAVCLAAVVLLAFVTCFAPNNFVLLVHVVSRLFFGRSYYHVYKLTLCLSCLNNCLDPFVYYFASREFQLHMRHYLGYRLLPTGSPEGHLESLASGRTLSVRSVEGLDAAGRPSVKRQESVF from the coding sequence ATGGACATGAACGTGACGCGTCCGGACAACGCCACCCTCCTGATGCTGCGGGACCCGGCCATCGCGGTGGTCCTGCCGGTGGTGTACTCGCTGGTGGCCCTGATAAGTATCCCTGGCAACTTGTTCTCCCTGTGGGTGCTGTGCCGCCACATCGGACCCAAGACACCCTCGGTCATTTTCATGATCAACCTGAGCGTCACGGACCTGATGCTGGCCTGCGTGCTGCCCTTCCAGATCTACTACCACTGCAACGGCAACCACTGGGTGTTCGGCGAGCTGCTGTGCAACGTGGTGACCGTGGCCTTCTACGCGAACATGTACTCCTCCATCCTCACCATGACCTGCATCAGCGTGGACCGCTTCCTGGGCGTCGTGTACCCGCTGGCCTCCGCCCGCTGGCGCTGCCGCCGCTACGCCGTGGCTGCCTGCGCCGGCACGTGGCTCCTCCTTCTGGCCGCCCTGTCGCCGCTGGCCCGCACGGACCTCACCTACGCCGTGGAGGTGCTGGGCATCGTCACGTGCTTCGACGTGCTCAAGTCCAGCATGCTGCCCAGCGTGGCCATGTGGGCGGTGTTCCTCCTCACCCTGTTCGTCGTGCTCTTCCTCGTTCCCTTCGTGGTCACCGTGGCCTGCTACACGGCCACCATCCTCACGCTGCTGCGCTCGGCCGACCGCCACGGGGAGGCCCGGAGGTCCCGCGCCGTGTGCCTGGCGGCCGTGGTGCTTCTGGCCTTCGTCACCTGCTTCGCGCCCAACAACTTCGTGCTGCTGGTGCACGTGGTCAGCCGGCTCTTCTTCGGCCGCAGCTACTACCACGTGTACAAGCTCACGCTCTGCCTCAGCTGCCTCAACAACTGCCTGGACCCCTTCGTCTACTACTTCGCGTCCCGCGAGTTCCAGCTCCACATGCGGCACTACTTGGGCTACAGGCTCCTGCCCACCGGCAGCCCCGAGGGGCACCTCGAGAGCCTCGCCTCCGGACGCACGCTGTCCGTGCGCTCCGTGGAGGGGCTGGACGCCGCCGGCCGGCCCAGCGTCAAGCGGCAGGAGAGCGTCTTCTGA